A genomic stretch from Candidatus Thermoplasmatota archaeon includes:
- the trxA gene encoding thioredoxin → MDEIEEIRRKKLEEYANRYMKGELNMERNWPNTPLRVTDADITQTIKKYKMIVVDCWAPWCGPCRMISPVIEELAKEMHGKVVFGKLNVDENQMTSMKYNIMSIPTLLVFKDGNLVDRIVGAMPKDALKQKIDSYL, encoded by the coding sequence ATGGATGAAATTGAAGAAATAAGAAGAAAGAAACTAGAAGAATATGCTAATAGATATATGAAAGGAGAATTGAATATGGAAAGAAATTGGCCTAATACACCGTTACGTGTAACAGACGCAGATATTACTCAAACCATTAAAAAATATAAGATGATTGTTGTGGATTGCTGGGCACCGTGGTGCGGTCCCTGCCGTATGATTAGTCCAGTTATTGAGGAGCTCGCTAAGGAGATGCATGGTAAGGTTGTTTTTGGTAAACTCAATGTTGATGAAAACCAGATGACCTCTATGAAATATAATATTATGAGTATCCCTACGCTCCTAGTTTTTAAGGATGGTAATCTTGTTGACAGAATTGTTGGTGCGATGCCTAAAGATGCGCTGAAACAGAAAATTGATAGTTACCTATGA
- a CDS encoding C25 family cysteine peptidase: MSHEDIKLLFLQADNRFYSSKNNDGYMDYPTGRVYGLTTSNLSAYVASDIFFDNMEKNKHILAIIRGWSESDSREFLENFASAFWTDDIKNEFNNNPFYATYSEVQTNRNTILSCFWRYYVTIFVDHGNQYCLSGLVDSSELNDAYFEKPTFLLDRACSTAGYHLIGDKQWSLSTHVLRAGAMSFLGAIDISSGHEMFDELLNNAFLNDHTTIAEAFKEGKNNDPSCYYDVYTLFGDPTIKPRWWS; this comes from the coding sequence GTGTCACATGAGGATATAAAATTACTGTTTCTGCAAGCTGATAACAGGTTTTACTCTAGTAAAAATAACGATGGATACATGGACTACCCAACTGGGCGAGTATATGGATTAACAACTTCAAACCTCTCAGCATATGTTGCATCAGATATATTCTTTGATAATATGGAAAAAAATAAACATATACTTGCTATTATACGAGGTTGGAGCGAAAGTGATAGCAGGGAGTTTTTAGAAAACTTTGCATCAGCATTTTGGACTGATGATATCAAAAATGAGTTTAACAATAACCCTTTTTATGCAACTTATAGTGAAGTACAAACAAATAGAAACACAATTCTAAGCTGTTTCTGGAGATATTATGTTACGATTTTTGTAGATCATGGAAATCAATATTGCCTAAGTGGTTTGGTCGATTCCTCGGAACTCAACGATGCCTATTTTGAAAAACCAACGTTTTTACTAGATAGAGCATGTTCAACTGCAGGTTATCATCTAATAGGTGATAAACAATGGTCGCTCTCCACACATGTATTACGAGCAGGTGCCATGTCTTTTCTTGGGGCTATAGATATTAGCAGTGGACATGAAATGTTTGATGAACTACTTAACAATGCCTTTCTAAATGATCACACAACAATAGCAGAAGCATTCAAAGAGGGTAAAAACAATGATCCCAGTTGTTATTATGATGTCTATACACTATTTGGTGATCCAACTATTAAACCGAGGTGGTGGAGTTGA
- a CDS encoding radical SAM protein, translating into MNILIVENVSMGKTGYGFFDKKLLTMFSVLPTLYARHFEAITPKKYNVEVVNERYNKIDFDNPYDIVHINYTTSNAFRAYEIADSFRQKGVTVVLSGMHASALPDEAKKHADSVLLGYGELSWLKLLEDFSRGELKPFYQPVKYDDTIRLPPTDIKLPGFVLSGAVEATRGCPYKCAFCREGNITGSSQFYKRPVDDVMLEIKNMPQKFFTFYDNSLTIDPDYTKSLFTKISGLHKKFSCNGNVDVLANDKELVRLSKEAGCVSWLIGFESVSQKTLDEVGKRTNKVKNYKQAVKNIHDNGMVAIGCFVFGFDTDTKDVFDSTLKFIKDLKIDIVDFLVLTPFPGTPLFECYEKEGRILTRDWSKYNMRDVVFKPKNMTHEELLAGVRKLYTDFYSTGHAMRRVLNGLNLGLYPFFLIMERNISASMNKRMLSFSADSMGFIKG; encoded by the coding sequence ATGAATATCCTTATTGTTGAGAATGTATCAATGGGTAAAACCGGATACGGTTTTTTTGATAAAAAACTGCTTACTATGTTTTCTGTTCTCCCAACTTTATATGCCCGTCATTTTGAGGCTATTACACCTAAAAAATATAATGTTGAGGTTGTCAATGAACGTTATAATAAAATTGATTTTGATAACCCGTATGATATTGTTCATATTAACTACACGACCTCTAACGCTTTTAGAGCATATGAGATAGCTGATAGTTTTAGACAAAAAGGTGTTACTGTTGTGCTCAGTGGTATGCACGCATCTGCGTTACCTGATGAGGCGAAGAAGCATGCTGATAGCGTTCTACTTGGTTATGGTGAGCTTAGCTGGCTGAAACTTTTGGAGGATTTTAGCAGAGGTGAGCTGAAACCTTTTTATCAACCTGTTAAATATGATGATACTATCAGACTTCCACCAACAGATATTAAACTTCCAGGTTTTGTTTTATCTGGTGCAGTTGAGGCAACAAGAGGCTGCCCATATAAGTGTGCTTTTTGCCGCGAGGGTAATATCACTGGTAGTTCACAGTTTTATAAGAGACCGGTTGATGATGTTATGTTAGAGATAAAAAATATGCCCCAGAAGTTTTTCACTTTTTATGATAACTCTCTCACTATAGATCCTGATTACACGAAATCTTTGTTCACTAAAATAAGTGGTTTGCATAAAAAATTCTCTTGCAATGGCAACGTCGATGTATTAGCAAATGACAAAGAACTGGTTAGACTTTCTAAGGAAGCAGGTTGTGTGTCTTGGCTTATTGGTTTTGAATCTGTTTCTCAGAAAACACTTGATGAAGTCGGTAAAAGAACAAATAAAGTCAAAAACTATAAACAAGCTGTTAAAAACATTCATGACAACGGCATGGTTGCTATTGGTTGTTTTGTTTTTGGTTTTGATACTGATACAAAAGATGTTTTTGATAGCACTCTAAAATTCATTAAGGATCTAAAAATCGATATCGTTGATTTCCTTGTCTTAACACCTTTCCCCGGTACACCTCTTTTTGAATGTTATGAGAAGGAAGGACGTATTCTTACTAGAGACTGGTCTAAATATAATATGAGAGATGTTGTTTTCAAACCAAAAAATATGACACACGAAGAGTTGCTTGCTGGTGTCAGAAAACTGTATACTGATTTTTATTCAACTGGTCATGCTATGCGTAGGGTTTTGAATGGTTTAAACTTGGGTTTATATCCATTTTTCTTGATTATGGAGAGGAATATTAGTGCCAGTATGAATAAAAGGATGCTAAGTTTTTCAGCTGATAGCATGGGTTTTATTAAGGGTTAA
- a CDS encoding CARDB domain-containing protein yields MIYKKLLVLFLVCSISTPFVYLKSSSQITLLPDLSVESIDPAPSSPVVYDNVTIKILIKNKGKSNSPIVHGRLYVDSTV; encoded by the coding sequence ATGATTTATAAAAAATTACTAGTTTTGTTTTTAGTGTGCTCTATATCAACTCCTTTTGTTTATCTAAAATCAAGTAGTCAAATAACTCTTCTTCCAGATTTATCTGTTGAAAGCATAGATCCAGCACCCTCCAGTCCTGTTGTCTATGACAATGTTACAATAAAGATATTGATTAAAAACAAAGGCAAGTCAAATTCGCCAATTGTTCACGGTCGTTTATATGTAGATAGTACAGTATGA
- a CDS encoding PKD domain-containing protein, whose translation MRKIVPILLVGLLVLSGLGAGAFQISQENVKVEITKENSTKRGTHTALGEYGTATWCGYCKYAHGALKELYAEGQLDFNYVSLVCDKNSVAYSYAISHFNLWGYPTVWWDGGYKVNVGAGSVAGAKAAYTTSINQCVARAVKDVDITLDVTWLGGTEMQISCSIVNNEATTYGGTIRVYITEKVSSMGWYDTSGALYTHAFLDFAFNQAISIPAGDTWSNTMNWIGSSHGYPSITKDNMMIIAAVENDEWHQGYSNPPSGNPFNAYYVDDCVTVDLGAGSPPNAPTISGPTTGVTGGEYNFEFVSTDPENNDVYYYVNWGDGSNSGWKGPYTSGSTAIISKTYTTAGTYSITAKAKDSYNQESGWSNPLVIEILQDEPPSAPTITGPTKVKPGVEIEYNFVTTDPDGDNVYYYIDWGDNSNTGWIGPNASGGTVAVKHTFTKKGTYTINCKAKDTYDLQSGWGTLEVTVPRTRISLINRILDRFPNMFPILRYLIGL comes from the coding sequence ATGAGAAAAATTGTACCAATTTTATTGGTAGGACTTTTGGTCCTTAGTGGACTAGGTGCTGGTGCTTTTCAAATATCTCAAGAAAATGTTAAAGTTGAAATAACTAAAGAAAATTCTACAAAAAGAGGGACTCATACTGCATTAGGCGAGTATGGTACTGCAACATGGTGTGGTTATTGTAAATATGCTCATGGTGCATTAAAAGAATTGTATGCTGAAGGACAATTAGATTTTAATTATGTTTCATTAGTTTGTGATAAAAATTCTGTTGCTTATTCATATGCAATAAGTCATTTTAACTTATGGGGTTACCCTACAGTCTGGTGGGATGGTGGTTATAAAGTAAATGTAGGAGCAGGTAGTGTAGCTGGTGCAAAAGCAGCTTACACAACTAGTATAAACCAATGTGTTGCAAGAGCTGTTAAAGATGTTGATATTACTCTTGATGTTACTTGGCTTGGTGGAACAGAGATGCAAATATCCTGTTCTATTGTTAACAATGAAGCTACAACTTATGGAGGAACAATAAGGGTATATATTACTGAAAAAGTCTCCAGCATGGGTTGGTATGATACAAGTGGTGCATTGTACACACATGCTTTTTTAGATTTCGCTTTTAACCAAGCTATTTCAATACCTGCAGGTGATACTTGGAGTAACACCATGAATTGGATAGGTAGTTCTCATGGTTATCCTTCTATTACAAAAGATAACATGATGATAATAGCTGCAGTAGAAAATGATGAATGGCACCAAGGATACTCAAATCCTCCTTCAGGTAATCCATTTAATGCATACTATGTTGATGATTGTGTAACAGTTGATTTAGGTGCTGGTTCACCACCAAATGCTCCAACAATTAGTGGCCCAACAACTGGAGTTACAGGTGGAGAATACAATTTTGAATTTGTATCAACAGATCCAGAGAACAACGATGTTTATTACTATGTAAATTGGGGAGATGGAAGTAACAGTGGTTGGAAAGGACCATATACTTCTGGTTCAACTGCAATAATTTCAAAAACTTATACTACAGCAGGTACCTATAGTATAACAGCAAAGGCAAAAGATTCCTACAATCAAGAAAGTGGTTGGTCAAATCCTTTAGTAATAGAAATTTTACAAGATGAACCACCATCTGCTCCTACGATAACAGGTCCCACAAAAGTAAAACCAGGGGTCGAAATAGAATACAATTTTGTAACAACTGATCCGGATGGCGATAATGTATACTACTACATAGACTGGGGAGACAACTCAAACACAGGGTGGATAGGACCAAATGCATCAGGAGGAACAGTAGCTGTTAAACATACGTTTACAAAGAAAGGAACATATACAATTAACTGCAAAGCAAAAGACACCTATGACCTACAAAGTGGTTGGGGAACACTAGAAGTAACAGTACCAAGAACAAGAATCTCACTCATAAATAGGATACTAGATAGATTCCCAAACATGTTTCCAATACTACGATATCTAATAGGTTTGTAA
- a CDS encoding TlpA disulfide reductase family protein, with protein sequence MIIIKNFEKLAFFISIVLLLSVFSGCIGSDEDVGEDFVFTSLNGEIKHLRDYRGKVVVLDLMRVIGCDPCLYQFLELKKISENYSNSDVVILSIDVNIYESAKDIQTMIDKFKQQLNIELDWVFGMDNGIIWEKYHINEPGGVPTLYIFDKNGKIYYSNEGYEPYSKLSSKIDELLKKD encoded by the coding sequence GTGATTATCATTAAAAACTTTGAGAAGTTGGCATTTTTTATCTCAATTGTTTTGCTGTTATCTGTTTTTTCTGGTTGTATTGGATCAGATGAGGATGTTGGTGAAGATTTTGTTTTCACTAGTCTTAATGGTGAAATAAAACATCTTAGAGATTATCGTGGAAAGGTTGTAGTGCTTGATCTTATGAGAGTTATCGGGTGTGATCCTTGTCTATATCAATTTCTCGAACTTAAAAAAATATCAGAAAATTATAGCAATAGCGATGTAGTTATATTATCAATAGATGTAAATATCTATGAATCTGCTAAAGATATACAAACAATGATAGATAAATTTAAACAACAATTGAATATCGAACTAGATTGGGTTTTTGGCATGGACAATGGAATCATTTGGGAAAAATACCATATAAACGAACCTGGTGGTGTACCAACGTTGTATATATTTGATAAGAATGGAAAGATTTATTATTCAAACGAGGGTTACGAGCCGTACTCAAAACTTTCATCAAAAATAGATGAATTACTTAAAAAAGATTAA
- a CDS encoding ABC transporter permease — MIADIFLMSLDALRSHKIRTFLTLIGVIIGIGSVIIVTTAGSSVRVFIEEQWNIFNPTGMVIGIGTDSDPPQISFREIGFTDHDIDELKKLPYIKEVVPIGFLPLKAIKIREGFLNWQSKAGGTMYATTPGLLDIMGMEIEEGRMFQNKKSEIVMSRSMTKLFGVNKELKVGDTLYIQRLDGKLIKTTLVGILRESETSNVMSQVTSLSIAGPVDPYYTSYFGSNVGGIIKRVTAYGILYAGATDKEHVDDAKEQILGYLNTKSDAINYKDKNSDFVVITQQYIISKVDQIMNVMSMLITSIALVSLLVGGIGIANIMFATVTERTREIGTMMAIGAKRRDIMTLFLYQSAMIGLFGGVLGVVLGASGGAFIVQILNQYMVEFGGRFSSGNIPLTYSIQWFLIAVFFGVMIGIIAGVLPARKAAKMDPVVALRYS, encoded by the coding sequence ATGATAGCAGATATTTTTTTGATGAGCCTTGATGCTTTAAGATCACATAAGATTCGAACTTTCCTAACTCTAATTGGTGTCATAATTGGTATAGGCTCTGTTATTATAGTTACAACTGCTGGGTCCTCTGTACGGGTTTTTATTGAAGAGCAGTGGAACATTTTTAATCCAACAGGTATGGTTATTGGTATAGGTACAGATAGTGACCCACCGCAGATATCCTTTCGTGAGATTGGTTTTACAGATCATGACATTGATGAATTGAAGAAACTACCCTACATAAAAGAGGTTGTCCCTATTGGTTTCCTCCCGTTGAAGGCTATTAAAATAAGGGAAGGTTTTCTTAATTGGCAGTCAAAGGCAGGTGGTACCATGTATGCTACTACACCTGGTCTACTTGATATAATGGGTATGGAAATCGAAGAGGGGAGGATGTTCCAGAATAAGAAAAGCGAGATAGTTATGAGCAGAAGTATGACCAAGCTTTTTGGTGTAAATAAAGAGTTGAAGGTTGGGGATACTTTATACATACAGAGATTAGATGGAAAACTTATTAAAACAACGTTGGTAGGAATCCTAAGGGAGAGCGAAACCTCCAATGTAATGAGTCAAGTAACCTCTCTATCGATAGCTGGTCCTGTGGATCCATACTATACATCATATTTTGGTTCTAATGTTGGGGGTATCATCAAACGTGTTACAGCCTATGGGATTTTATACGCAGGTGCTACAGATAAAGAACATGTTGATGACGCAAAAGAGCAGATTCTAGGTTATTTGAATACTAAATCTGATGCTATTAACTATAAGGATAAAAACTCTGATTTTGTGGTCATAACACAGCAGTATATTATATCAAAAGTGGATCAGATAATGAACGTTATGAGTATGCTTATAACCTCAATCGCACTGGTTTCACTATTGGTAGGCGGAATAGGTATCGCTAATATCATGTTTGCAACTGTTACCGAACGAACAAGGGAGATTGGTACCATGATGGCCATAGGAGCTAAACGTAGGGACATTATGACCTTGTTTTTGTACCAATCAGCGATGATAGGCTTATTTGGTGGTGTACTTGGAGTAGTATTAGGTGCTAGTGGTGGAGCATTCATAGTCCAGATTCTCAATCAATATATGGTAGAGTTCGGAGGAAGATTTAGCTCAGGTAATATCCCTTTGACTTATTCTATCCAATGGTTTTTGATAGCGGTGTTTTTTGGTGTTATGATAGGCATAATAGCAGGTGTTCTTCCAGCTAGGAAAGCTGCTAAGATGGATCCTGTTGTTGCACTTAGATACTCGTAA
- a CDS encoding 4Fe-4S binding protein: MKFQIKRLVSQIILSISANLGAFGLKTGFCYPFFYCNACPASISACPLRAMEKSVYDHSFTWKLLVYPLLILGTVGILTGRAVCGWACPIGFLQRGTAHVARKLKRHKLVNKIGQLKIEKYFRYTKYFVLFGLVFLTSYFLLFMFTDICPVGFLTGTIPILVLNPGKFVPNTFFWVAFVIFVLFLILILFVERGWCKYFCPVGAILAPFNKISFLHVAVKNRGDCIQCNLCSRVCPMGIDVPNMNRDPECVLCGKCINACSKRLIKFERI; this comes from the coding sequence ATGAAATTTCAGATAAAACGACTGGTTTCTCAGATCATCCTATCTATTTCAGCTAATCTAGGAGCTTTTGGGTTGAAAACAGGTTTCTGCTACCCTTTTTTTTATTGTAATGCTTGTCCTGCTAGTATATCTGCTTGTCCTCTTAGGGCTATGGAGAAAAGCGTTTATGATCATAGTTTTACTTGGAAGCTTCTTGTTTATCCTCTTTTGATTCTTGGTACGGTTGGTATTCTCACTGGTAGGGCGGTATGTGGTTGGGCATGCCCAATTGGTTTTCTTCAAAGGGGAACTGCTCATGTCGCTCGTAAACTTAAGAGACATAAACTGGTTAATAAAATAGGTCAGCTTAAAATTGAGAAATATTTTAGGTACACGAAATATTTTGTTCTGTTTGGTCTTGTTTTCTTGACGTCTTATTTCTTGTTATTCATGTTCACTGATATTTGTCCTGTTGGATTTCTGACTGGAACTATACCTATACTTGTTCTTAATCCAGGTAAATTTGTCCCTAACACCTTCTTTTGGGTAGCATTTGTGATTTTTGTATTGTTCCTCATTCTAATCCTTTTCGTTGAACGTGGTTGGTGTAAATATTTTTGTCCTGTGGGTGCTATTTTAGCTCCGTTTAATAAAATAAGTTTTTTACACGTTGCAGTAAAAAATAGAGGAGATTGTATTCAATGTAATCTTTGTTCTAGGGTATGCCCGATGGGGATAGATGTACCAAATATGAACAGGGATCCGGAGTGCGTACTCTGTGGGAAATGTATTAATGCTTGTTCAAAAAGACTAATTAAGTTTGAGAGGATTTAA